DNA sequence from the Armatimonadota bacterium genome:
AGCTGATGCTCGACGCCGGCGATGCGTCACGAAGGCTGGTGCATACCGACCCCGGCATGCTGGTTTCGGCCTCCGACGCCATGCAACACTGGCTGCAGAACGGTGGCAGCGAAACCCTGCTCTCCTACCAGCGCCGATGGACGGACGAAGCGTTGGAGCACTGGTGGGATCAGATACCCGAAGAGCACTGGGAGTTCCTGCGCGCAACGCGGCTGGAGTACATCACGGAGCGTTACCACTTCGTCCACGCCGGTGTGCTGCCACCCGGCGCGAACTGGAACGCCGATGACTTTGGCCTGGACTACCGCCTCTGGATCCGAGAGCCGTTTCTCTCGAGCAAGGCCGATTTTGATGGCCGGGTGGTGGTGTTCGGGCACTCTCCGCAGCGCAATCACCGCCCAATGGTCCGAACCAACAAGATCGGGCTGGATACCGGCGCCGTGTTTCACGGAAAGCTGACGGCTGCCGTGCTCCGTCCCGGACCACAGCGACGACGCCTGCCGGCGCCGCGCATCGTTCAGGCGCCATGGCAGGAAACGCCCGTACCGGAACTGCCTTTTGATGACGAGTAGTGGAGCGAGGTGCGGCAGTATTGGCAGGGGTATACTCAGGGCATCGAAGGTATGAGGTTTTGCGGATGACGCGCGCCCGATTCGCCAGGTTTGCCTGGGCGGTGCTTGCCTACAACCTGGCCGTGATTATGTGGGGCGTGCTCGTCCGCGCAACCGATTCCGGCGCCGGCTGCGGCGACCACTGGCCGCTGTGCGACGGCGCTGCCGCCGCGTCGCCATCGTTTGCCCACATCGTTGAGCTGACGCATCGCATCTCCGTCGGCATCGGCATTGCACTGGTCTCGCTGCTGGTATTGGGCGCCTTCCGGATCTTCCCACGCAAGCATCGGGTGCGGCTCGCTGCCGTGATCGCCTTCTCCTTCACCATGTCGGAGGCCGTTATCGGAGCGGCTCTGGTGCTGTACAAACTGGTGCAGCACAACCCATCTATCTATCGTGCCGTCGCGCTGTCGGGGCACCTCAGCAACACCTTTATCCTGCTGGCCGGGCTGACGCTAACCGCCTGGTGGGCATCCGGCGCTCCTGCGATCCGATTGCGTCAGCAGGGCGATATGACGTGGGCGCTGCTCATCGCCCTTGCCGGCGCCATGCTGTTGGGCATCAGCGGTACCGTGGCTGCGCTGGGCGATACGCTCTATCCCGCACACAGCCTCGCGCAGGCGCTTCAGCAGGACCTCTCTCCCACGGCCACGGTTCTCATCCGCCTGCGCCTGCTGCACCCGCTCATCGCGCTGTCTGTTGGCCTCTACCTGCTGCTCACGGCGGGGTTGGTCAGCCATTTGCGCCCCTCAGAGGCCACGCAGAAGTACAGCGGTGGTATCGTTGTCATCTTTTTAATCCAGATGTGCCTGGGCATCACGAACGTGCTGCTGCAGGCCCCGATATGGATGCAGCTGGCCCACCTGCTGGTTGCCGACCTGCTGTGGATCGACCTTGTGCTGCTGTCGGCGGCTGCCCTCGCGGAGGGCGTTCCGCACCGGGAAACCTCGAGGCGCGCAGCGGACCCGGCGGGCCATCACCCCGCCGGCTGGCGCGATTATGTAGCGCTTACAAAGCCGCGGGTCATCAGCCTGCTGCTGCTGACCACGCTGGCGGCGATGTATATGGCAGGACGGCCTTCGCTGTGCCTGGTCCTTGCCGTGGCAGGCGGCGGCTATCTTGCTGCCGGCGCTGCAAACACGTTCAATATGGTGATTGACCGCGACATCGATGGCGTGATGGTGCGTACACAGCAGCGGCCTGTAGTTACCGATACCATTACATCCCTGCAAGCGCTCCGCTTCGCCTTTATGCTGGAAGTGGTCTCGTTTACGCTGCTGTGGGCCGCCGCCAACCTGTTGACCGCCGTGTTGGCTCTGGCCGGCCTGGCGGTTTACGTACTTGTCTACACGCTGGGCCTGAAGCGGCGTACATGGCACAATATCGTGATCGGCGGTGCCGCCGGCGCTTTTCCCCCACTGGTTGGGTGGGCGGCGGTAGCGGGTCATCTCGACCTGATGGCATGGTGCCTGTTTGCTATAATCTTTGTATGGACGCCGGTCCACTTCTGGGCTCTGGCGCTGCTGATCAAAGACGACTATGCATCGGTTGGCGTGCCGATGCTGCCGGTAGTGCGCGGCGACCGTGTCACCGTGGTGCAGATTCTGGGTTATGCCGTGTTGACATGCGTGGTCTCCATGGCGGGTGTGGTGGTGCTGATCCATACCGCGGCGGCCGGCGGTGGCTGGCTGCCGGCGTCTATTGGCGGGCTGGTATCAACAGCGGCCGGTAAGATGGATATCGGACTGCTGGCCTGCGCCGCCGTTCTGAACGTGCTGCTTCTTGCTCGAAGTTACCAACTTTGCCGCACGCCGGATCGGCCTCGCGCCTCCTCGCTGTTCCACTACTCCATGGCCTACCTCGCGCTGCTGTTTGTTCTGATGGCAATCGGGCATGCCGCTCATCTTTAGGGCGGCTGGGTAGAAGACGGTTGGCCGCGGTGGATCTTCCAGCTTGCCCTATAGTTGCCAGGCGATCGCGAACCGCCGGCTCGGTCGGATCGGAGGAGTCAAGGGCAACGGCCGAATGCACTCGTGCATACGCAGCTAATGGCCAATGCGTCCGGTGGCCGATTTGCAGCGCCTCGCTCCGTCATAGATGCCTTCCCGCTATCACCCTGAACGCGATGCGCTGCGCCCAGGCAGCGTAAAGGCACCTCAGTGGGCTTGTGCGGGTTCAACAGGCATGAGGACCTGATGTTACAGATGCTTCCGATTGGCTCTGGCAGCAAAAACAGTTACACTGTTTCGACCGGGTTGCACGCACTTTATATGCTATAGTGAATACATCATGCTGGTGAGTGCCCATTCGGCGCTGGGTATTCACCTTCGCTGCCGCTCCACCGGCAGCAGAGTGACCGCGTTCCAGTTCCAACCGTAGTGCGTTCGGTGGCAGGGGGAGTTCTGTTGCCGAACTTCGTGAAATAAAGTACAAATAGCGGCGCCCCTACCAGCGCGCCGACTGCGGTAGGTATAATCCACCCGCCGCAGCCAAATGTTTGGCCGTTTGCCGGCAATCCCCCGGAAGGACGCACGGCCCCGGTACGGCATGTGGCGCCCAGATGAATCGGACAAGGGCTTTTCTATGGCACAGGTATTTCCGCCCGCTGCAAATGTGCTAGCTCGCCTGAGCATTGGTGGCGGCGTGGCACTGGTCGCGGCAACCTTTGTACTCGGCAGCGGAATCACCCGAACCTCGTACAACACCAAGGTCAACGTGCCACTGAATCAGCCGATTCCGTTCAGCCACGAGCACCATGCCACGGAACTTGGCATCGACTGCCGCTACTGCCATACCACGGTGGAGACCTCCGCAACGGCAGGCGTGCCTCCAACACAGACCTGCATGAGCTGCCACTCGCAGATATGGACGAACAGCCCGCTGCTGGAGCCGATCCGCGAGAGCTACCGGACCGGCAAACCCATAGAGTGGAACAAGGTGAACGCCGTACCGGACTTCGTCTACTTCAACCACAGCGTCCACGTCAATGCCGGCCTTAACTGCAATTTATGTCACGGCCCGGTTCAGACCATGCAGCTGACCTACAAGGCGAAGACATTCTTTATGACCTGGTGTCTCGCCTGCCATCGTGATCCGGCGCAGCATGTTGGCGCCCGCTCCAAAGTGTTCAGCGTCTACCAGGACTACCAGCGCGGGATGGTGGATTCCCACGGAAATCCTGTGCCGGACGAGGAAAAATCGCTGCTGCTGGGCGATGGCTATACCCGCGGACCAAACGCTCTGGCAACGGCCAACCACTGGATGGCGGTTTACCACATCGACACCACGCAAAAGCAGCTTACGGACTGCTGGACCTGCCACCGGTAACACTTATGGAGAAGCCATTGCAGCCACGTTTGGATATTACGGGCATCCGTGAGAAGCTTGCCGGACGCACCGGGCGCGATTACTGGCGCTGTTTCGAGGAGATTGCTGAAACTCCGGAGTTTGTTGCGTTTCTTGAAGATGAGTTTCCGCAGCAGGCGCGCCCGCTGAGCCAGCCCGTAGACCGGCGGCAGTTCCTGAAGCTCTCGGGAGCCGGCCTCGCTCTGGCCGGACTCGCCGGCTGCCGGTACCTCCCTCAGCGCAAGATCGTTCCTTACGTGCAGCCACCGGAAGAAGTGGCCGTGGGCAAGCCGTCGTTTTACGCGACCGCCATTTGCGAAGACGGTTTTGCCGTCGGCGCCATCGCCACCAGTCGCGAGGGGCGACCCATCAAGGTGGATGGCAATCCGGCCCACCCCTTCAGCCTGGGCTCTACGGACGCGCTGACGCAGGCTTCGCTGCTGAACCTGTACGACCCCGGCCGCGCGCAGAGTGTGAGCAATGCCGGGCTGATAGCCACATGGGAAGAGTTCACCGCCGCGGCCCGGAACGTGGTTGCCACCGAGAAGGCGGGTAAGGGCGCCGGCATACGGATCCTGACGGAGACGGTGACCTCGCCGACGCTGGCGGCCCAGCTGACGCACATTCTGAACATGTTTCCGGCTGCCCGGTGGCATCAGTACGAGCCGGTGAACCGTGATAACGTTCGAGCCGGCGCCATCGGTGCGTTCGGGCGACCTGTCAACACGATCTACCGCTTCGACAAAGCGAACTGCATCCTGACGCTGGATGGCGACTTTCTGCTGACGATGCCCGGGCACGTACGCTATGCCGGCGATTTCGCAAGTCGGCGGCGCGTTCACGCGGGCGCCACCACCATGAGCCGGCTGTATGCCGTGGAGAGCTGCCCCACCGTCACCGGTTCGATGGCCGATCACCGGCTCCGCTCAACCCAGGCGGGAATTGAGCAGGCGGCCAGGATGATCGCGGCAGCGATGGGCGTGCCCGGTGTACCTGCCCCGGATCCAAACGGCCCGACCTTCGATCAGGGCTGGATAGCAGCGGTGGCGAAGGATTTGCTGGCCAACAAGGGCGCCGCCGTGGTGGTGCCTGGTGACTTTCAGCCGGCGCCGGTTCACGCACTGGCGCACGCGATGAACAGCCTGCTTGGCGCCTTCGGCCAAACGGTGGAACTCACCGATCCGCCACAGGCGAACTGGGTCGACGAACAGGCTTCTCTGAAGCAGTTGGTTGCCGACCTGAACCTCAACCAGGTACGCCTTCTGTTGATTCTGGGCGGCAATCCGGTAATGACCGCACCGGCAGACCTCGAATTTGCGAGCGCGCTGACACGGGCGCCGCTGCGCGCGCACCTGAGCCTGCAGGATGATGAGACCTCTGGCCTGTGCCAGTGGGGGCTGCCGGCTTCTCACTACCTGGAAGCCTGGAGCGATGCGCGCGCGCTGGACGGCACCGTCTCCATTGTTCAGCCGCTGGTCGAGCCGCTGTTTGACACACGCTCGCCCCATGAAGTGCTCTCCTCGATTTTCGATGAGCCGGCAACGGGGTTGGCCACGGTGCGCTCCTATTGGGAACGCACGCGTCCCTCCGCCGAATTTGACGCTTGGTGGGAGAAGACACTTCGAGACGGAATCGTCGACAAGAGCGCACTCGAGCCGCTCTCAGTTAGCCTGGCGGCGAATTGGGCCGCGGACCGGCCATCGATGGCACTGAATACTCCGGGCGGATTGGAGTTGATTTTCCGGCCCGATCCCAATATCTGGGACGGTCGAAACGCCAACAATCCGTGGCTGCAGGAGCTGCCGAAGCCGGTTACGCACCTGGTGTGGGATAACGCGGTGTTTGTCAGCCCCAAAACGGCCGAACGAATGCACCTGGCCACAGGCGACGTAGTGACGCTGGAGTACCGCGGGCATTCGGTGAAGGGACCCATTTCGGTACTGCCCGGTCATGCCGACGGATGCGCTACGGTTCATTTCGGCTACGGGCGCGAGCGTGGCGGCATGGTGGGGCTCAACATTGGATTCAACGCGTTTCAGCTGCTTACTTCCGACGCGCCATTTGGAGGCGCCGGCGCCCAGATAACGCCCACCGGCGACACCTACAGCCTGGTCTCAACACACTCGCGCGACGTGATCAAGTTTGAGCGCGATCCGCTGCAGACGATTACATTTGCCGACTTTTTGCAGAACCCAACCATGGGCCGCAATGAAGAAGCCACGGTGCCGCCCCCCGACGACCAGTCGCTCTATTCCGATGCGCAGCGCACCGACCACGCGTACAGTGGTTTCGGCGACTACCAGTGGGGCATGTCGATTGACAACAACCTGTGCATCGGCTGCAACGCATGCGCGCAGGCCTGCCAGGCAGAGAACAACATTCCAGTCGTCGGCAAAGATCAGGTGCGCCGCGCGAGAGAGATGAACTGGATTCGCATCGACCGGTACTACAAGGGCTCACTGGATGACCCCACCACCTTCTTCACACCGGTACCCTGCATGCAGTGCGAGTTGGCGCCATGCGAGCCCGTCTGCCCGGTCGGCGCCACGGTTCACAGCCATGAAGGGCTGAACATGATGGTCTACAACCGTTGTGTCGGCACCCGATATTGTTCCAACAACTGCCCCTACAAGGTACGGCGCTTTAACTTCTACAAGTACACCGCCGGCCAGCCCGACCATGCTCCCGGCAACTACGATATTCCCATTCTCCGTCTCTCGGCCAATCCCGAGGTTACCATTCGCGGGCGCGGCGTTATGGAGAAGTGCACCTACTGCGTGCAGCGCATCGATAACGCGCGCATTCAGGCGAAGAACGAACTGCGCCAAATCCGGGACGGCGAGATACTTACGGCATGCCAGCAAGCATGCCCCACCAACGCAATCGTGTTCGGCAACATCGCCGATCCGGCCAGCAAAGTATCACAACTGAAGAGTCAGCCGCACAACTACACGCTTCTGGCCGACCTGAATACGCGTCCACGTACCACGTACCTGAGCAAGGTAACCAATCCGAATCCGGAGATAGCAAATGCCTAGGACGCTCTGCCAACAGCGCTCCTCAATCGCAATCGGGGGAGCCGCCTGATGCAGCCGGATCTAACTGCCACGGGTAGCGCGCCCGCGCACGAACAGGGCTGCGACGAGATGATTCTGGGCAGCCACTCCCTGAGGTCGATCGACGAGAAGATCGGCGACATCGTCTTCAACCAGGGCAAGCATCCCGCCGAATGGTTTGTGGTGTTTGGCTTCGCCTTCATTCTCGTCAACGTGATGCTGGTGGCATTCAGCTACCTTATCTTCAAAGGCGTTGGCATCTGGGGCATCAACATCCCGGTGGGATGGGGATTTGCCATCATCAATTTCGTCTGGTGGATCGGAATCGGACACGCCGGCACGCTCATCTCGGCGATTCTGCTCCTGCTCCGCCAACAGTGGCGCAACTCCATCAACCGATTTGCGGAGGCTATGACCATTTTCGCGGTCATGTGCGCCGGCCTGTTCCCGCTATTTCATACGGGCCGTCCGTGGGTGGCCTACTGGCTGTTCCCCTATCCGAGCATACTCGGCGTCTGGCCGCAGTTCCGCAGCCCGCTGGTGTGGGACGTTTTCGCAGTTTCCACGTACATGACGGTCTCGATCCTCTTCTGGTATGTAGGGTTGATACCAGACCTTGGCGGGATGCGTGACCGCGCGCGAAACCCGATCGCAAGGTTCATTTTCGGCGTTCTGGCCGTCGGTTGGCGCAATTCTGCCAAGCACTGGTTCCGGTACGAAACGGCGTACCTTATTCTGGCCGGCCTCTCCACGCCGCTGGTGCTCTCGGTGCACTCCATCGTAAGCCTTGACTTTGCCGTGGCGATCCTGCCGGGCTGGCATACCACCATCTTCCCGCCGTTCTTTGTGGCGGGCGCCGTTTACGCCGGTTTTGCGATGGTGCTTTTGCTGGCGATACCGATCCGGAAGTGGTACCACCTGGAAGAGTTCATCACCGACCTGCACCTGGATTGGTGCGCCAAGGTGATGCTGGCCACAGGCATGGTGGTGTTTTACGGCTATCTGACGGAGCAGTTCTACGCATGGTACGGTGGAGACGTGCACGAGATGGCCACCATGCACAACGTGACGTTTGGCGCATACGCGCCGATCTACATCACGCTGCTGATCTGCAACGGCGTCATTCCACAGTTGTTATGGCTGAAGAAGGTGCGGTACAACCCCATCGCGCTCTTCCTGATATCGCTGGTGGTGAGCTTCGGCATGTGGGTGGAGCGGTTCGTAATCGTTGTGGTTAGCCTGCAGCGCGACTTCTTGCCCGCCATGTTCAGCATGTACTACGGCACGAAGTGGGACTATATGACCTTCTTCGGCACGCTCGGTTTCTTTACGTTTATGATGTTCCTGTTCATCCGCTTCGTTCCGATGATCAACATGGCGGAGATGAAGGACCTGTGGCACCGGATGCATGGTCGCCGGGCGTATGTGGCGGCAGATTCCATGGAGTCGGAGGAGCAGCTCGCAGACTGACCGGTTTGAACCGGTTGGCGGAAACACCGCGATGGAAAACACAGCGACAGCACAACTCTACGGCTTGACTGCCGAGTTCCGTACCGTGGAAGACCTTGCGGCGGCGGCGCGCTCGGCCTACGCCGCCGGATTCCGCAAAATCGATGCCTACACGCCGATGCCCAATCACGAGGTTGTGGAGGCGCTCCATTTTGACGACGCCAGGGTTCCATGGGGAATCTTTATTGCGGGCATCATGGGTGGTTGTTTCGGTTTCGTGATGCAGTGGTGGGTGAACGTGGCCGGCGAGGCGTTCAAGAGCTGGGCCCGGGTGCCCGGGCCGGCCGGATATGTATTGCGGTTTCTGGTGTGGGATTGCAGCTTTCCGGAAAACGTGGGGGGCAGGCCCTACTTCAGTTGGGTAAGCTTCATCCCCATCACGTTTGAATGCACCATCCTGTTTGCCGCGCTATTCGCCGTGTTCGGCTGCGTCTTCGGCCTGAACGGCTTACCGCGACCGTACCACTCGATCTTCAATGCGCCCGGCTTCGACAGAGCGTCCTCCGATCGGTTCTTCCTCTGCATCGAGGCGAACGATCCGAACTTTGACCGGCGCGCCACCTGGGGCTTTCTTGAAACGCTGAACGCCGACGCCATCGCCGAGGTGCCGGCATGACGCTCACCTTGATGCGGCGGCGTGGAACCGGAGCACGCGCGGTGCTGTTGATGGCCACCGCGGCGTTTTCATTGGGCGTGGTCGGCTGTCACATCGATATGTGGGAGCAGGAGAAGGTGAAGGCGCAGGCGCCGAGCGACTTCTTTGCCAACGGTCAGGGAGATCGGCCGTTGCCCGCCGGCACCGTGGCTCGGGCTGAGCCCTACAACCAGCTCTGGGCAGTGAACCCCGTTGTGAACAACGATATTCGCGTGGGCAATCCGATGTATACCGGCGTGAACGCGGCCGGCAAGCCAATCGACTACATACCGGATGAAGCGCTGCACGCGTTTCCAAGTTTCAAGGCGTTTCTGCAGCGCGGGCAGAGCCGCTTCAATATATTCTGCACACCGTGCCACAGCAAGATCGGAGATGGCAAGGGCATGATTGCGCTCCGTGGCTTCGCCCTGAGCCGGCCGCCGGCCTCGTATCATACAGACCGCCTGCGGAAGACGGCCCTTGGACAGTTCTATCTGACGATGACAAATGGATACGGTGCCATGTTCAGTTATGCGGCACGCATAACCCCGGTTGATCGGTGGGCGATTGCGGCGTATATTCGTGTTCTGCAGCGCAGCGAGTACTCGCCGGTTTCACTGGTGCCACCAGATGCGCAGAGTCAGCTGGGCCAAACCTACAACGCGCCGGCCGCGGCCCCGGTGCAGGAGTAATGCCGGTGCCGAATTTGCCTACTGGTTTTCGCAAATTGGGCCAGGCAGCGCCGATTCTGGCGCTGGTAGGCGCAGCTATTTTTGCAGTCGGCTTCATGGCCGCCAGGACGGATACGCTGGACCAGTTTTGGCAGGCCTACTTTTACGGCTGGCTTTTCTGGACCACGATTTCGCTTGGCTGCATGCTGTGGATGCTGGTTTTGCACACGGTAAAGGCCAAATTCGCATTTCCCGTGATAAGGCCGTTTGAAGTCGGCGCAACGATGCTGCCGCTGATGTTTGTACTTCTGATACCGATATTGGCCTTTGGCCTACCCTATCTATACCCCTGGGTGAACCACGTCCAGGTAGCGGCAAGCGTGCCGATGGCGCACCGCGCCGGCTATATGAATCCGGCCTGGTTCGCCATCAGAAACATCTTTTACTTCGCCCTGTTCGGGGCGATTACGTGGCTGCTGCGCCAATCCTCGAAACGGCAGGATAGTTCCGGTGATTTTGCCGAGAGCTGGTTTCGTTCGAGCGTGGCCGCGGTAAGCGTCGTCCTTTTCGTGCTTACCGTGACTCTGGCGATCACCGACTGGGTGATGTCGCTGGACCCGCTCTGGTTCTCAACAATCTACGGCTTCTTGTGGTGCGACTATGCCGGCCTGGGAGCCATGGCGCTTATCTGCGCCATGGTTGGCCTTCAATCTCGCGGCGAGCCATACCGCAGCGCGATGGATTATGATGTGACGCGTGACCTGGGCAACCTGCTTTTCCTGTTCATCATGGTATGGGGTTACTTTTCATTCTCGCAGTGGATCATCGTCTGGAGCGGCAACCTGCCGCACGAGATTCACTACTTCCTGATCCGTAACCAGGGCCAGCTGCTTCCCCTGGGAGCATTCATCGTGGTGGGCGAGTTCTTCGTGCCCTTCATCGCGCTGCTCTCCAGCCGGCTGAAGCGGACACCCAGAATGCTCGCCGGCATCTCACTGTGGATATTGATGATGCGCGTGCTTGAGCTGCATTGGGTGGTGATGCCGATGTGGCACCCCTATGTGCTGAACGTCACGGCGCTCGAAGTCGGCGCCTGGCTGGCATTTGCCGGCATCTGGTTCACGGCGTTCTCCATCGAGTTGAAACGAGCCGGCGTTGTGCCGCGACACGCAACCGCAGTGATGGAGGTGGCGCAGCATGCCTGAGCACCATGCTCCCGTAACGCCCATTCCGGGCGCACGCTATGAGGAGCGCGATATTGATCTCGGCGCGATCATCCGGTGGGTGATCGGCCTGTTTGTGGCAATGGGCTTTTCGGGTGCGGTGGCGCTCGGCATCTACCACCTGTTGGTGCAGCATTCCGCCGTGAATCCGTACGTAATCGCCGCACCGACCATGGCGCCGCCCGCGCCGGTCATCCAGGCGTATCCGCTGGAGGATATCCGGCAGTTCCGCCTGCACGAAGATCACGAGCGCCAGACGTACAAGTGGGTGAACCAGCAGAAGGGTGTTGTGCGCATTCCCATCGCCACGGCTCTGGCGATGGTGGCCGCGGAAGGGCCCGCCGCGCTGACCTCCAAGGCCGCGAGTACGCTGAATCCGCCGGCGGCCGCGCCGGAGCCGTCCGCCTCAGGGACAACGGGCAGCGCAACGCCGGGAGCGCCGACACAGCAGGCGCCTGTGTCGCAGCCCGGTACGGGCGGTCCGTAGCCGCCGGAATGGGAGTTGGTATGATTCGCAGTACTTCAGCAGCAGTCGTTTCGGGTCTGGCAATCTGCCTGGCCGGAGCAGCCGCGGCGCAACAGCCGGCAGTCACGGCGCAAACCATTGCGAAGGACGTTGGCTGGACGCAGCATCTTGGCGCTCAGGCGCCTCTTACTGCCATGTTCCGTGACGAAACCGGCAAGTTGGCGCCACTCTCCACTTACTTCCACCGGGGACCGGTTATTCTTATGATGCCGTTTTACCGGTGCCCTGGCGTTTGCACGCTTGAGCTGGATGTGCTGACCAAAACCCTTCAATCTCGCCTGCTTGGATTCACGCCCGGGAAAGAGTTTCAGGTGGTGGTGCTCAGCATCGATCCGCAGGAAGGCTCCAACCTGGCAGCGGCCAAGAAGGCGGAGTACGTTGGCCTGTACGGCAAGCCGCAAACGGCCGACGGCTGGCACTTTCTGACCGGTTCGTACGACCAGATCCTGCGCCTTACCAACGCCGTGGGTTTCCACTACATGTATGATGCGAAGACCGATCAGATCGCGCATCCCGCAGGCATGGTGGTTCTGACGCCAAGCGGTAAAGTATCGCAATACTTCATGTTCAAGAGCGGGATTTTCCCGCCGCACGACCTTCGTCTGGCGCTGGTTCAGGCGTCATCCGAGAAGATTGGTTCGCTCTCCGATTCCGTGCTGCTCTACTGCTGCAGCTTTGATAGCGCGACGGGCAAGTACGGTTTCGCGGTGCAAAAGCTGCTTCGGATCGGTGGCGTGGCTACGGTGGCCGGAGTAGCCGGGTTTGTAGCCATGGCGATTTGGACCGATCGAAAGCACCATCAACCACGGGCTCCGCACGACGAGCCAACCAGCGGCGACGAGCCGCCGATCGAATGAAAGCGAAGTTCACGCAAAAGGTGCGCAGGGAGTCAAGCGAGTGCTAGGCAACTTTCGCTGGGCGCCGGACCAGGCGTCGACCATGGCCCCGAAGATCGATCTGCTGCTGAGCGCAATACTGCTGCTCACGGTACTTTTTACTGCGGGTGTCTTCATCTGTCTTCTCGTGTTCTCGATCAAATACCGGCGTGGTTCACGCGTCGACCGTTCCAGGCCGCACAATGAGAACCTGATACTGGAGATCACGTGGTCCGTCATCCCGCTGATTCTGGGCCTCTGCATCTTCGGCTGGGGCGCCGATCTCTTCGCCCAGGTCCGCCAGGCGCCGCCAAATGCCATGCAGGTTTACGTTATCGGGAAGCAGTGGATGTGGCACATCCAGCATGCAAACGGCGTACGAGAGAACAATGAGCTTCATGTACCA
Encoded proteins:
- a CDS encoding serine/threonine protein phosphatase, with amino-acid sequence MSELQPCPNPEMLVAIGDIHGMGMMLRDLIRRIEALGLPPETPWVFLGDYVDRGEDSAGVLNTLLELQTQRPDTIFLRGNHEQLMLDAGDASRRLVHTDPGMLVSASDAMQHWLQNGGSETLLSYQRRWTDEALEHWWDQIPEEHWEFLRATRLEYITERYHFVHAGVLPPGANWNADDFGLDYRLWIREPFLSSKADFDGRVVVFGHSPQRNHRPMVRTNKIGLDTGAVFHGKLTAAVLRPGPQRRRLPAPRIVQAPWQETPVPELPFDDE
- the nrfD gene encoding polysulfide reductase NrfD yields the protein MQPDLTATGSAPAHEQGCDEMILGSHSLRSIDEKIGDIVFNQGKHPAEWFVVFGFAFILVNVMLVAFSYLIFKGVGIWGINIPVGWGFAIINFVWWIGIGHAGTLISAILLLLRQQWRNSINRFAEAMTIFAVMCAGLFPLFHTGRPWVAYWLFPYPSILGVWPQFRSPLVWDVFAVSTYMTVSILFWYVGLIPDLGGMRDRARNPIARFIFGVLAVGWRNSAKHWFRYETAYLILAGLSTPLVLSVHSIVSLDFAVAILPGWHTTIFPPFFVAGAVYAGFAMVLLLAIPIRKWYHLEEFITDLHLDWCAKVMLATGMVVFYGYLTEQFYAWYGGDVHEMATMHNVTFGAYAPIYITLLICNGVIPQLLWLKKVRYNPIALFLISLVVSFGMWVERFVIVVVSLQRDFLPAMFSMYYGTKWDYMTFFGTLGFFTFMMFLFIRFVPMINMAEMKDLWHRMHGRRAYVAADSMESEEQLAD
- a CDS encoding heme o synthase; its protein translation is MTRARFARFAWAVLAYNLAVIMWGVLVRATDSGAGCGDHWPLCDGAAAASPSFAHIVELTHRISVGIGIALVSLLVLGAFRIFPRKHRVRLAAVIAFSFTMSEAVIGAALVLYKLVQHNPSIYRAVALSGHLSNTFILLAGLTLTAWWASGAPAIRLRQQGDMTWALLIALAGAMLLGISGTVAALGDTLYPAHSLAQALQQDLSPTATVLIRLRLLHPLIALSVGLYLLLTAGLVSHLRPSEATQKYSGGIVVIFLIQMCLGITNVLLQAPIWMQLAHLLVADLLWIDLVLLSAAALAEGVPHRETSRRAADPAGHHPAGWRDYVALTKPRVISLLLLTTLAAMYMAGRPSLCLVLAVAGGGYLAAGAANTFNMVIDRDIDGVMVRTQQRPVVTDTITSLQALRFAFMLEVVSFTLLWAAANLLTAVLALAGLAVYVLVYTLGLKRRTWHNIVIGGAAGAFPPLVGWAAVAGHLDLMAWCLFAIIFVWTPVHFWALALLIKDDYASVGVPMLPVVRGDRVTVVQILGYAVLTCVVSMAGVVVLIHTAAAGGGWLPASIGGLVSTAAGKMDIGLLACAAVLNVLLLARSYQLCRTPDRPRASSLFHYSMAYLALLFVLMAIGHAAHL
- a CDS encoding DUF3341 domain-containing protein, which gives rise to MENTATAQLYGLTAEFRTVEDLAAAARSAYAAGFRKIDAYTPMPNHEVVEALHFDDARVPWGIFIAGIMGGCFGFVMQWWVNVAGEAFKSWARVPGPAGYVLRFLVWDCSFPENVGGRPYFSWVSFIPITFECTILFAALFAVFGCVFGLNGLPRPYHSIFNAPGFDRASSDRFFLCIEANDPNFDRRATWGFLETLNADAIAEVPA
- a CDS encoding TAT-variant-translocated molybdopterin oxidoreductase — protein: MEKPLQPRLDITGIREKLAGRTGRDYWRCFEEIAETPEFVAFLEDEFPQQARPLSQPVDRRQFLKLSGAGLALAGLAGCRYLPQRKIVPYVQPPEEVAVGKPSFYATAICEDGFAVGAIATSREGRPIKVDGNPAHPFSLGSTDALTQASLLNLYDPGRAQSVSNAGLIATWEEFTAAARNVVATEKAGKGAGIRILTETVTSPTLAAQLTHILNMFPAARWHQYEPVNRDNVRAGAIGAFGRPVNTIYRFDKANCILTLDGDFLLTMPGHVRYAGDFASRRRVHAGATTMSRLYAVESCPTVTGSMADHRLRSTQAGIEQAARMIAAAMGVPGVPAPDPNGPTFDQGWIAAVAKDLLANKGAAVVVPGDFQPAPVHALAHAMNSLLGAFGQTVELTDPPQANWVDEQASLKQLVADLNLNQVRLLLILGGNPVMTAPADLEFASALTRAPLRAHLSLQDDETSGLCQWGLPASHYLEAWSDARALDGTVSIVQPLVEPLFDTRSPHEVLSSIFDEPATGLATVRSYWERTRPSAEFDAWWEKTLRDGIVDKSALEPLSVSLAANWAADRPSMALNTPGGLELIFRPDPNIWDGRNANNPWLQELPKPVTHLVWDNAVFVSPKTAERMHLATGDVVTLEYRGHSVKGPISVLPGHADGCATVHFGYGRERGGMVGLNIGFNAFQLLTSDAPFGGAGAQITPTGDTYSLVSTHSRDVIKFERDPLQTITFADFLQNPTMGRNEEATVPPPDDQSLYSDAQRTDHAYSGFGDYQWGMSIDNNLCIGCNACAQACQAENNIPVVGKDQVRRAREMNWIRIDRYYKGSLDDPTTFFTPVPCMQCELAPCEPVCPVGATVHSHEGLNMMVYNRCVGTRYCSNNCPYKVRRFNFYKYTAGQPDHAPGNYDIPILRLSANPEVTIRGRGVMEKCTYCVQRIDNARIQAKNELRQIRDGEILTACQQACPTNAIVFGNIADPASKVSQLKSQPHNYTLLADLNTRPRTTYLSKVTNPNPEIANA
- a CDS encoding cytochrome c3 family protein — encoded protein: MAQVFPPAANVLARLSIGGGVALVAATFVLGSGITRTSYNTKVNVPLNQPIPFSHEHHATELGIDCRYCHTTVETSATAGVPPTQTCMSCHSQIWTNSPLLEPIRESYRTGKPIEWNKVNAVPDFVYFNHSVHVNAGLNCNLCHGPVQTMQLTYKAKTFFMTWCLACHRDPAQHVGARSKVFSVYQDYQRGMVDSHGNPVPDEEKSLLLGDGYTRGPNALATANHWMAVYHIDTTQKQLTDCWTCHR